A section of the Verrucomicrobium sp. GAS474 genome encodes:
- a CDS encoding GTP-binding protein, with protein MSQAPVPPPAIPVTLITGFLGSGKTTLLNRILTENHGKKIAVIENEYGEIGIDHDLVVQSDEEVFEMNNGCLCCTVRGDLIRVLGTLLKRKQKFDSVLIETTGLADPGPVIQTFFMDDEMKSQLRVDAVVTVVDAKHLLLHIDSSEECRKQIAFADIVLLNKIDLVTPAEADEVEKRIRLINRLAVIHRTQNSDIAIDKVIGVGAFDLDKALDVDPRLLPEEKAPFTWGGLWRLDSGEYTLHFKAGTKAAQTVALFPNAHVSHKGLHIAEHTAEEIFGKASRNVAPGGKAPITPAEVPLRLDLSGDGEGEVVFSVKIPDMGGYALFTEFTPDETGFRLEKKGKVIPHSEGHGFGGGADCDEHGHSHTHAPGTGHGEMGHEHEEGVSSVGIDLPGELKLEPFEKWIGDLLKNKGADLYRFKGIVALVGQEKEFVFQGVHMLLDGRPGRPWGDKERRSRLVFIGKNLDRAALNAGVRACAA; from the coding sequence ATGTCGCAGGCTCCCGTCCCCCCTCCCGCCATTCCCGTCACCCTGATCACCGGATTCCTCGGCTCCGGGAAGACGACCCTTCTCAACCGGATCCTCACCGAGAACCACGGGAAGAAGATCGCCGTGATCGAGAACGAGTACGGCGAGATCGGGATCGACCACGACCTCGTCGTCCAGAGCGACGAGGAGGTCTTCGAGATGAACAACGGCTGCCTCTGCTGCACCGTCCGGGGCGACCTCATCCGGGTCCTCGGCACCCTCCTGAAGCGGAAGCAGAAGTTCGACTCGGTCCTCATCGAGACGACCGGCCTCGCCGATCCCGGCCCGGTGATCCAGACCTTCTTCATGGACGACGAAATGAAATCCCAGCTCCGGGTCGACGCCGTCGTCACCGTCGTCGACGCGAAGCACCTCCTCCTCCACATCGACTCGAGCGAGGAATGCCGGAAGCAGATCGCCTTCGCCGACATCGTCCTGCTCAACAAGATCGACCTCGTCACCCCCGCCGAGGCCGACGAGGTCGAAAAGCGGATCCGCCTCATCAACCGCCTCGCCGTGATCCACCGGACCCAGAACTCCGACATCGCCATCGACAAGGTGATCGGCGTCGGCGCGTTCGACCTCGACAAGGCCCTCGACGTCGATCCCCGTCTCCTGCCCGAGGAGAAGGCCCCCTTCACCTGGGGCGGCCTCTGGCGGCTCGACTCGGGCGAGTACACGCTCCATTTCAAGGCGGGAACGAAGGCCGCGCAGACCGTCGCCCTCTTCCCCAACGCCCACGTCAGCCACAAGGGCCTCCACATCGCCGAGCACACGGCGGAAGAGATCTTCGGCAAAGCCTCTCGCAACGTCGCCCCCGGCGGCAAGGCCCCGATCACGCCCGCCGAGGTCCCGCTCCGGCTCGATCTTTCAGGCGATGGCGAGGGCGAAGTCGTCTTCTCCGTGAAGATTCCCGACATGGGCGGCTACGCCCTCTTCACCGAATTCACGCCGGACGAAACCGGCTTTCGCCTGGAAAAGAAGGGGAAGGTTATCCCCCATTCCGAAGGCCACGGCTTCGGCGGGGGTGCCGATTGCGACGAGCACGGACACAGCCATACGCACGCCCCCGGCACCGGCCACGGCGAGATGGGCCACGAGCACGAGGAAGGCGTCTCCTCCGTCGGCATCGACCTCCCGGGCGAGCTGAAGCTCGAGCCGTTCGAGAAATGGATCGGCGACCTCCTGAAGAACAAGGGGGCCGATCTGTACCGCTTCAAGGGGATCGTCGCCCTCGTCGGGCAGGAGAAGGAATTCGTCTTCCAGGGCGTCCACATGCTCCTCGACGGACGGCCCGGACGCCCGTGGGGCGACAAGGAGCGGCGCAGCCGCCTCGTCTTCATCGGGAAGAACCTCGACCGCGCCGCGCTGAACGCGGGCGTCCGCGCCTGCGCCGCCTAA
- a CDS encoding methyl-accepting chemotaxis protein has product MSYSATLDEQKTGSSGSRQEQIVELSRRVADIADKKIGSINKVTQETKILALNALIEAARAGQAGKGFAVVADQVQKVSERVAKLASELSIELAGSIGNMTVFGEQMIEAIQLAKGERAVDLALNAIEIIDRNLYERSCDVRWWATDAAAVDVLQADHPTDPERRRGAAHNETLSAHATKRLRVILNSYTVYMDLWIANTHGVVIANGRPDLYPGVVGTNVAHTEWFRAGMATKSGDDFAAVDIAAEPLLGGKTSAVYCTAVREGGISNAKAIGVLGIFFDWGPQADAVVKGIRLTEDEKPRTRCLLLNAKGRVIASSDGKGVLTETFPLKPDGQDKGFYSLSDGTLVAFSKTPGYETYKGMGWYGVVVQRSE; this is encoded by the coding sequence ATGAGCTATTCCGCCACCTTGGATGAGCAGAAAACCGGTTCCTCCGGCTCCCGCCAGGAACAGATCGTCGAACTCTCCCGCCGCGTCGCCGACATCGCCGACAAGAAGATCGGCTCGATCAACAAAGTGACGCAGGAAACGAAGATCCTCGCCCTCAACGCCCTCATCGAGGCCGCCCGCGCCGGACAGGCCGGGAAGGGCTTCGCCGTCGTCGCCGACCAGGTGCAGAAGGTCTCCGAGCGGGTCGCGAAGCTCGCCTCGGAACTCTCCATCGAGCTCGCCGGGTCGATCGGGAACATGACGGTCTTCGGCGAGCAGATGATCGAGGCGATCCAGCTCGCGAAGGGCGAGCGGGCCGTCGACCTCGCGCTGAACGCCATCGAGATCATCGACCGCAACCTTTACGAACGCTCCTGCGACGTCCGCTGGTGGGCGACCGACGCCGCCGCCGTCGACGTCCTCCAGGCCGACCACCCGACCGATCCCGAACGCCGCCGCGGCGCGGCCCACAACGAGACCCTCTCCGCCCACGCCACGAAGCGCCTCCGCGTCATCCTGAACAGCTACACGGTCTACATGGACCTCTGGATCGCGAACACCCACGGCGTCGTCATCGCCAACGGGCGGCCGGACCTCTATCCCGGCGTCGTCGGGACGAACGTGGCCCACACCGAATGGTTCCGCGCCGGGATGGCGACGAAATCGGGCGACGACTTCGCCGCCGTCGACATCGCCGCGGAGCCCCTCCTCGGCGGCAAGACGAGCGCCGTCTACTGCACCGCCGTCCGCGAGGGGGGCATCTCCAACGCCAAGGCCATCGGCGTCCTCGGCATCTTCTTCGACTGGGGCCCCCAGGCCGACGCCGTCGTGAAGGGCATCCGCCTCACCGAGGACGAGAAGCCCCGCACCCGCTGCCTCCTCCTCAACGCGAAGGGCCGCGTGATCGCCTCCTCCGACGGCAAGGGCGTCCTCACCGAGACCTTCCCGCTGAAGCCCGACGGCCAGGACAAGGGCTTTTACTCCCTCTCCGACGGGACCCTCGTCGCGTTCTCGAAGACGCCGGGGTATGAGACTTACAAGGGGATGGGGTGGTACGGGGTTGTGGTGCAGCGGTCGGAATAG
- a CDS encoding GntR family transcriptional regulator produces MSESSTDLIEAIRFGFFAEKGTSKGVFGKKIILEIKKALLAGKIRSGEAFPTVHQLSEELHIPAKIAFQVISSLMAEGILEIQEGMGTTIKGVPPSSPMLRSAFLSNEAEHFATEARFLGLKEGEVLDTLRSYWI; encoded by the coding sequence ATGAGCGAATCATCGACCGATTTGATCGAGGCGATCCGTTTCGGCTTCTTTGCCGAGAAAGGGACGTCGAAAGGCGTCTTCGGGAAGAAGATCATCCTCGAGATCAAGAAAGCGTTGCTGGCCGGGAAGATCCGGTCGGGCGAGGCGTTCCCCACCGTCCACCAGCTCAGCGAGGAGCTCCACATCCCGGCGAAGATCGCCTTCCAGGTCATCTCCTCGCTGATGGCCGAGGGGATCCTCGAAATCCAGGAAGGAATGGGGACGACGATCAAGGGCGTCCCCCCCTCCTCCCCGATGCTCCGCAGCGCCTTCCTCAGCAACGAGGCCGAACACTTCGCAACCGAGGCCCGCTTCCTCGGGCTGAAGGAGGGCGAGGTGCTCGATACGCTGCGGTCGTATTGGATTTGA
- the epsC gene encoding serine O-acetyltransferase EpsC: MHAPDPLPGLTDALLDSYAECGGINHIDGINLPSKDAVAALTEEFLHLLFPGFYAGRPICGKEMPGLVLETLQELRPKLIDEIAKSLDFAPVPGLEQSAQAVADEFLSALVPIRNILQTDVEAAHAGDPAAAGTEEVILSYPGIEAIAVYRLAHFLYRKKIALLPRMMTEWAHSRTGIDIHPGATIGSHFFIDHGTGVVIGETCTIGRNVKIYHGVTLGARSTYGGQSLRGQKRHPTIEDDVTLYPGATILGGTTVIGARAVIGGNVWLLNSVPPDCTVTMEEQQVQIRSRIKSETANWEI, from the coding sequence ATGCACGCGCCCGACCCCCTTCCCGGCCTCACCGACGCCCTCCTCGACTCGTATGCCGAGTGCGGCGGGATCAACCATATCGACGGGATCAACCTCCCGTCGAAGGACGCCGTCGCCGCGCTGACCGAGGAATTCCTCCACCTCCTCTTCCCGGGCTTCTACGCGGGCCGCCCGATCTGCGGGAAGGAGATGCCCGGCCTCGTCCTGGAGACGTTGCAGGAACTCCGCCCGAAGCTGATCGACGAGATCGCCAAGAGCCTCGACTTCGCTCCCGTCCCCGGGCTGGAGCAGTCGGCCCAGGCCGTGGCCGACGAGTTCCTCTCCGCCCTCGTCCCGATCCGCAACATCCTCCAGACCGACGTCGAGGCCGCCCATGCGGGCGATCCGGCGGCGGCGGGGACCGAGGAGGTCATCCTCTCCTATCCCGGCATCGAGGCGATCGCCGTCTACCGGCTCGCCCATTTCCTCTACCGGAAGAAGATCGCCCTCCTCCCCCGGATGATGACGGAATGGGCGCACTCCCGCACCGGGATCGACATCCATCCGGGCGCGACGATCGGCTCCCATTTCTTCATCGATCACGGCACCGGCGTCGTCATCGGGGAGACCTGCACCATCGGCCGGAACGTGAAGATCTACCATGGCGTCACCCTCGGGGCCCGCTCCACCTACGGCGGGCAGAGCCTGCGCGGGCAGAAGCGCCACCCGACGATCGAGGACGACGTCACCCTCTATCCGGGCGCGACGATCCTCGGCGGGACGACGGTGATCGGTGCCCGCGCCGTGATCGGGGGCAACGTCTGGCTGCTGAACTCGGTCCCGCCCGATTGCACTGTCACGATGGAGGAGCAGCAGGTCCAGATCCGCTCCCGCATCAAGAGCGAGACGGCCAACTGGGAAATCTAG